A genome region from Hoplias malabaricus isolate fHopMal1 chromosome 8, fHopMal1.hap1, whole genome shotgun sequence includes the following:
- the ikzf1 gene encoding DNA-binding protein Ikaros isoform X1, translated as MLGWRQEVQWRGEEGARSALVPGAPRSCAHGAAAAHSWSTFTLQSPGLTEYLHRMETEEAQEMSQIAGRDSPVTNEGGDDQEEPMPVPEDLSASTGLQHNNRTDKPVACTIKVEARSDEENGLAAEMNGEEEECVAEDLRMLDGSGAKVNGSHTGPEGKPAGPYPTAGGIRLPNGKLKCDICGIVCIGPNVLMVHKRSHTGERPFQCSQCGASFTQKGNLLRHIKLHSGEKPFKCHLCNYACRRRDALTGHLRTHSVGKPHKCAYCGRSYKQRSSLEEHKERCHNYLQCMGLQNSIYSAVKEENSQSEQREDINLAASERALVLDRIANNVAKRKSSMPQKFVDEKRFADLPFESGTGEMMQPHVIDQAINSAISYLGAESLRPLVQTPPGSGTDMVVSPIYNLHKSQQAEGNGLSAKDSAAENLLLLSKSKSASSEKDGSPSPSGQDSTDTESNNDERGGAGRSGTTGSAAAAGGLIYLTNHMAPGVRNGALPLVKEEQQRHFDALRAAGMELGMGVTTEGFKVLTAEGEEVRAYRCVHCRVLFLDHVMYTIHMGCHGFRDPFECNLCGYRSQDRYEFSSHITRGEHRY; from the exons ATGCTGGGCTGGAGGCAGGAAGTGCAGTGGAGAGGGGAGGAGGGAGCGCGCTCAGCCCTCGTCCCCGGAGCGCCGAGGAGCTGCGCACATGGAGCAGCGGCGGCGCACAGCTGGAGCACCTTCACACTGCAGAGCCCAGGACTGACAG AGTACCTGCACAGGATGGAGACAGAAGAGGCACAGGAAATGTCCCAAATAGCAG GAAGGGACAGTCCTGTAACAAATGAGGGTGGTGATGACCAGGAGGAGCCCATGCCAGTCCCCGAGGATCTGTCTGCCAGCACTGGCCTCCAGCACAACAACCGCACTGACAAACCAGTGG CCTGCACTATAAAAGTTGAGGCTCGGAGTGACGAGGAGAACGGGCTGGCCGCTGAGATGaatggagaggaggaggagtgtgttGCTGAAGACTTGCGCATGCTCGATGGCTCGGGGGCCAAAGTGAACGGCTCCCACACAGGCCCCGAAGGCAAGCCAGCAGGCCCCTACCCTACGGCCGGGGGCATCCGCCTCCCCAACGGGAAGCTCAAGTGCGATATCTGTGGAATCGTGTGCATTGGGCCCAATGTGCTGATGGTGCACAAGCGAAGCCACACTG gTGAAAGGCCCTTCCAGTGCAGTCAGTGTGGTGCCTCCTTCACTCAGAAGGGAAACCTCCTGCGGCACATCAAACTCCACTCTGGAGAGAAACCCTTTAAATGTCACCTGTGTAACTATGCGTGTCGCCGCAGAGACGCTCTCACTGGACACCTTCGCACTCACTCAG TTGGAAAGCCCCACAAGTGTGCTTACTGTGGTCGCAGCTACAAGCAGCGAAGTTCACTGGAAGAGCACAAGGAGCGCTGTCATAACTATCTGCAGTGTATGGGCCTACAAAACAGCATCTATAGTGCAG TGAAGGAAGAGAACAGCCAGAGTGAGCAGAGGGAAGACATAAACCTGGCTGCGTCTGAGAGAGCCTTGGTGCTAGACAGAATAGCTAACAATGTAGCTAAGCGTAAGAGCTCTATGCCACAGAAGTTTGTGG ACGAGAAGCGCTTCGCTGACCTTCCATTTGAGAGTGGCACAGGCGAGATGATGCAACCTCACGTGATCGACCAGGCCATCAACAGTGCTATAAGCTACCTGGGGGCCGAGTCTCTGCGACCTCTTGTCCAGACCCCACCAGGCTCTGGCACAGACATGGTGGTCAGCCCCATTTACAATCTGCACAAGTCTCAGCAGGCTGAAGGCAATGGCCTGTCAGCTAAAGACAGCGCAGCTGAGAACCTGTTGCTGTTGTCCAAGTCCAAATCTGCATCCAGCGAAAAGGACGGTTCCCCCAGTCCCAGTGGCCAGGACTCCACTGACACAGAGAGCAACAATGATGAGCGGGGTGGTGCTGGTAGAAGTGGGACAACAGGgtcagctgctgctgctggaggtCTTATCTATCTGACCAATCATATGGCCCCTGGTGTGAGGAACGGAGCTCTGCCACTGGTGAAGGAAGAGCAGCAGAGGCACTTTGATGCACTGCGAGCGGCAGGCATGGAGCTGGGCATGGGAGTGACCACTGAGGGCTTTAAGGTGCTGACTGCGGAAGGTGAAGAGGTCAGAGCATACCGTTGTGTCCACTGCAGGGTGCTCTTCCTGGACCATGTCATGTACACCATTCACATGGGCTGCCATGGTTTCCGAGATCCCTTTGAGTGCAACCTGTGCGGTTACCGCAGTCAGGACCGGTACGAGTTCTCCTCACACATTACACGGGGAGAGCATCGCTACTGA
- the ikzf1 gene encoding DNA-binding protein Ikaros isoform X3 — MLGWRQEVQWRGEEGARSALVPGAPRSCAHGAAAAHSWSTFTLQSPGLTEYLHRMETEEAQEMSQIAGRDSPVTNEGGDDQEEPMPVPEDLSASTGLQHNNRTDKPVGERPFQCSQCGASFTQKGNLLRHIKLHSGEKPFKCHLCNYACRRRDALTGHLRTHSVGKPHKCAYCGRSYKQRSSLEEHKERCHNYLQCMGLQNSIYSAVKEENSQSEQREDINLAASERALVLDRIANNVAKRKSSMPQKFVDEKRFADLPFESGTGEMMQPHVIDQAINSAISYLGAESLRPLVQTPPGSGTDMVVSPIYNLHKSQQAEGNGLSAKDSAAENLLLLSKSKSASSEKDGSPSPSGQDSTDTESNNDERGGAGRSGTTGSAAAAGGLIYLTNHMAPGVRNGALPLVKEEQQRHFDALRAAGMELGMGVTTEGFKVLTAEGEEVRAYRCVHCRVLFLDHVMYTIHMGCHGFRDPFECNLCGYRSQDRYEFSSHITRGEHRY; from the exons ATGCTGGGCTGGAGGCAGGAAGTGCAGTGGAGAGGGGAGGAGGGAGCGCGCTCAGCCCTCGTCCCCGGAGCGCCGAGGAGCTGCGCACATGGAGCAGCGGCGGCGCACAGCTGGAGCACCTTCACACTGCAGAGCCCAGGACTGACAG AGTACCTGCACAGGATGGAGACAGAAGAGGCACAGGAAATGTCCCAAATAGCAG GAAGGGACAGTCCTGTAACAAATGAGGGTGGTGATGACCAGGAGGAGCCCATGCCAGTCCCCGAGGATCTGTCTGCCAGCACTGGCCTCCAGCACAACAACCGCACTGACAAACCAGTGG gTGAAAGGCCCTTCCAGTGCAGTCAGTGTGGTGCCTCCTTCACTCAGAAGGGAAACCTCCTGCGGCACATCAAACTCCACTCTGGAGAGAAACCCTTTAAATGTCACCTGTGTAACTATGCGTGTCGCCGCAGAGACGCTCTCACTGGACACCTTCGCACTCACTCAG TTGGAAAGCCCCACAAGTGTGCTTACTGTGGTCGCAGCTACAAGCAGCGAAGTTCACTGGAAGAGCACAAGGAGCGCTGTCATAACTATCTGCAGTGTATGGGCCTACAAAACAGCATCTATAGTGCAG TGAAGGAAGAGAACAGCCAGAGTGAGCAGAGGGAAGACATAAACCTGGCTGCGTCTGAGAGAGCCTTGGTGCTAGACAGAATAGCTAACAATGTAGCTAAGCGTAAGAGCTCTATGCCACAGAAGTTTGTGG ACGAGAAGCGCTTCGCTGACCTTCCATTTGAGAGTGGCACAGGCGAGATGATGCAACCTCACGTGATCGACCAGGCCATCAACAGTGCTATAAGCTACCTGGGGGCCGAGTCTCTGCGACCTCTTGTCCAGACCCCACCAGGCTCTGGCACAGACATGGTGGTCAGCCCCATTTACAATCTGCACAAGTCTCAGCAGGCTGAAGGCAATGGCCTGTCAGCTAAAGACAGCGCAGCTGAGAACCTGTTGCTGTTGTCCAAGTCCAAATCTGCATCCAGCGAAAAGGACGGTTCCCCCAGTCCCAGTGGCCAGGACTCCACTGACACAGAGAGCAACAATGATGAGCGGGGTGGTGCTGGTAGAAGTGGGACAACAGGgtcagctgctgctgctggaggtCTTATCTATCTGACCAATCATATGGCCCCTGGTGTGAGGAACGGAGCTCTGCCACTGGTGAAGGAAGAGCAGCAGAGGCACTTTGATGCACTGCGAGCGGCAGGCATGGAGCTGGGCATGGGAGTGACCACTGAGGGCTTTAAGGTGCTGACTGCGGAAGGTGAAGAGGTCAGAGCATACCGTTGTGTCCACTGCAGGGTGCTCTTCCTGGACCATGTCATGTACACCATTCACATGGGCTGCCATGGTTTCCGAGATCCCTTTGAGTGCAACCTGTGCGGTTACCGCAGTCAGGACCGGTACGAGTTCTCCTCACACATTACACGGGGAGAGCATCGCTACTGA
- the ikzf1 gene encoding DNA-binding protein Ikaros isoform X2 produces the protein MLGWRQEVQWRGEEGARSALVPGAPRSCAHGAAAAHSWSTFTLQSPGLTEYLHRMETEEAQEMSQIAGRDSPVTNEGGDDQEEPMPVPEDLSASTGLQHNNRTDKPVACTIKVEARSDEENGLAAEMNGEEEECVAEDLRMLDGSGAKVNGSHTGPEGKPAGPYPTAGGIRLPNGKLKCDICGIVCIGPNVLMVHKRSHTGERPFQCSQCGASFTQKGNLLRHIKLHSGEKPFKCHLCNYACRRRDALTGHLRTHSVGKPHKCAYCGRSYKQRSSLEEHKERCHNYLQCMGLQNSIYSADEKRFADLPFESGTGEMMQPHVIDQAINSAISYLGAESLRPLVQTPPGSGTDMVVSPIYNLHKSQQAEGNGLSAKDSAAENLLLLSKSKSASSEKDGSPSPSGQDSTDTESNNDERGGAGRSGTTGSAAAAGGLIYLTNHMAPGVRNGALPLVKEEQQRHFDALRAAGMELGMGVTTEGFKVLTAEGEEVRAYRCVHCRVLFLDHVMYTIHMGCHGFRDPFECNLCGYRSQDRYEFSSHITRGEHRY, from the exons ATGCTGGGCTGGAGGCAGGAAGTGCAGTGGAGAGGGGAGGAGGGAGCGCGCTCAGCCCTCGTCCCCGGAGCGCCGAGGAGCTGCGCACATGGAGCAGCGGCGGCGCACAGCTGGAGCACCTTCACACTGCAGAGCCCAGGACTGACAG AGTACCTGCACAGGATGGAGACAGAAGAGGCACAGGAAATGTCCCAAATAGCAG GAAGGGACAGTCCTGTAACAAATGAGGGTGGTGATGACCAGGAGGAGCCCATGCCAGTCCCCGAGGATCTGTCTGCCAGCACTGGCCTCCAGCACAACAACCGCACTGACAAACCAGTGG CCTGCACTATAAAAGTTGAGGCTCGGAGTGACGAGGAGAACGGGCTGGCCGCTGAGATGaatggagaggaggaggagtgtgttGCTGAAGACTTGCGCATGCTCGATGGCTCGGGGGCCAAAGTGAACGGCTCCCACACAGGCCCCGAAGGCAAGCCAGCAGGCCCCTACCCTACGGCCGGGGGCATCCGCCTCCCCAACGGGAAGCTCAAGTGCGATATCTGTGGAATCGTGTGCATTGGGCCCAATGTGCTGATGGTGCACAAGCGAAGCCACACTG gTGAAAGGCCCTTCCAGTGCAGTCAGTGTGGTGCCTCCTTCACTCAGAAGGGAAACCTCCTGCGGCACATCAAACTCCACTCTGGAGAGAAACCCTTTAAATGTCACCTGTGTAACTATGCGTGTCGCCGCAGAGACGCTCTCACTGGACACCTTCGCACTCACTCAG TTGGAAAGCCCCACAAGTGTGCTTACTGTGGTCGCAGCTACAAGCAGCGAAGTTCACTGGAAGAGCACAAGGAGCGCTGTCATAACTATCTGCAGTGTATGGGCCTACAAAACAGCATCTATAGTGCAG ACGAGAAGCGCTTCGCTGACCTTCCATTTGAGAGTGGCACAGGCGAGATGATGCAACCTCACGTGATCGACCAGGCCATCAACAGTGCTATAAGCTACCTGGGGGCCGAGTCTCTGCGACCTCTTGTCCAGACCCCACCAGGCTCTGGCACAGACATGGTGGTCAGCCCCATTTACAATCTGCACAAGTCTCAGCAGGCTGAAGGCAATGGCCTGTCAGCTAAAGACAGCGCAGCTGAGAACCTGTTGCTGTTGTCCAAGTCCAAATCTGCATCCAGCGAAAAGGACGGTTCCCCCAGTCCCAGTGGCCAGGACTCCACTGACACAGAGAGCAACAATGATGAGCGGGGTGGTGCTGGTAGAAGTGGGACAACAGGgtcagctgctgctgctggaggtCTTATCTATCTGACCAATCATATGGCCCCTGGTGTGAGGAACGGAGCTCTGCCACTGGTGAAGGAAGAGCAGCAGAGGCACTTTGATGCACTGCGAGCGGCAGGCATGGAGCTGGGCATGGGAGTGACCACTGAGGGCTTTAAGGTGCTGACTGCGGAAGGTGAAGAGGTCAGAGCATACCGTTGTGTCCACTGCAGGGTGCTCTTCCTGGACCATGTCATGTACACCATTCACATGGGCTGCCATGGTTTCCGAGATCCCTTTGAGTGCAACCTGTGCGGTTACCGCAGTCAGGACCGGTACGAGTTCTCCTCACACATTACACGGGGAGAGCATCGCTACTGA
- the fignl1 gene encoding fidgetin-like protein 1, producing the protein MSSPHLDEWQRRSFDISSGTYTPEQTADAYRAHILSIQYAWANAELSPAGAASLLRTYSERYATVLDSDDQRTGLNNYADSALHLARNQRNHSDKWESSLMTDNVFSLPCIQKMLQATAELSVDPTDVDVVVGEVSKSEGSDNVESGSGFKLEHHLALPTSASWGRGKGTTPAGPPLSNIIPKGQPGTISPLGPNARNSPMNSDSFPQSSTGNASAFTVNNHQSVFFSSTNPSKRKNLYSSGTESNRGPFPPQAGQELGVGGRRREESPGTNFKTAREQFIVDQQKKHSNQAQRGSSANMGTITKKCLGANRSRGAYSKFVSPMPRQEEEGSTRDEPQQDTNPIDERLKNFEPKIIELIMSEIMDHGPPVAWDDIAGLEFAKATIKEIVVWPMLRPDIFTGLRGPPKGILLFGPPGTGKTLIGKCIACQSGATFFSISASSLTSKWVGEGEKMVRALFAIARCHQPAVIFIDEIDSLLSQRTDGEHDSSRRIKTEFLVQLDGAATSSEDRILVVGATNRPQEIDEAARRRLAKRLYIPLPESAARQQIVTNLMSREKSRLGTEELEKVVSGTEGFSGADMTQLCREAALGPIRSIQLTDIATITPEQVRPILYCDFQEALKTVRPSVSQKDLELYEEWNKTFGCGR; encoded by the coding sequence ATGAGCAGCCCACACCTGGACGAGTGGCAGAGGAGGTCCTTTGACATTTCATCTGGCACATATACACCTGAACAGACGGCCGATGCTTATCGGGCACACATCCTCTCCATTCAGTATGCATGGGCGAATGCCGAGCTCTCTCCAGCCGGAGCTGCCAGCCTACTCAGGACCTACTCTGAGCGTTATGCCACAGTACTGGACTCAGATGACCAGCGCACAGGCCTCAACAACTACGCTGACAGTGCCCTGCACCTGGCCCGCAATCAGAGAAATCACAGCGACAAATGGGAGTCCTCCCTAATGACTGACAATGTGTTCAGCCTGCCGTGTATTCAGAAGATGTTGCAGGCCACAGCAGAGCTCTCTGTGGATCCAACTGATGTTGATGTAGTTGTTGGAGAGGTCAGTAAGAGTGAGGGCAGTGATAATGTTGAGTCTGGTTCTGGATTCAAATTAGAGCATCACTTGGCCTTGCCTACCTCTGCAAGTTGGGGCAGAGGCAAGGGGACTACACCAGCTGGCCCTCCTTTATCAAATATCATCCCAAAAGGTCAACCAGGGACCATATCCCCCCTTGGACCTAATGCTCGTAATTCACCAATGAACTCTGACTCTTTTCCACAGTCCAGTACTGGTAATGCAAGTGCATTTACTGTAAACAATCATCAGTCTGTGTTCTTCTCCTCAACAAATCCCTCCAAGAGGAAGAACCTTTACAGTTCAGGAACTGAAAGCAACAGAGGCCCATTTCCACCCCAAGCAGGGCAAGAACTTGGAGTTGGTGGACGGAGGAGGGAGGAGAGTCCTGGCACTAATTTTAAAACTGCACGAGAACAGTTTATTGTTGACCAACAGAAAAAGCATTCTAATCAGGCTCAGCGTGGTTCATCAGCTAACATGGGCACCATAACCAAAAAATGCCTTGGAGCAAACCGGTCACGGGGAGCTTACTCCAAATTTGTCTCACCAATGCCAAGGCAGGAAGAGGAAGGCAGCACAAGGGACGAACCACAACAAGACACCAATCCAATTGATGAACGTCTAAAAAACTTTGAGCCCAAGATAATTGAACTGATTATGAGTGAAATTATGGACCATGGTCCACCTGTGGCATGGGATGATATTGCGGGCCTTGAGTTTGCCAAAGCTACCATTAAAGAGATTGTAGTGTGGCCCATGCTGAGGCCAGATATTTTTACCGGTCTCAGAGGTCCACCTAAAGGGATCCTCCTCTTTGGTCCTCCAGGCACAGGGAAAACACTTATAGGCAAATGCATAGCTTGCCAGTCTGGAGCCACATTCTTTAGCATCAGTGCCTCCTCACTCACATCTAAGTGGGTGGGAGAGGGGGAGAAGATGGTGAGAGCACTCTTTGCTATTGCTCGATGCCATCAACCAGCAGTCATTTTTATTGATGAGATTGACTCCCTCCTATCTCAGCGCACCGATGGAGAACACGACTCCTCTCGTCGGATTAAGACAGAGTTCCTTGTACAGTTAGATGGAGCTGCCACTTCCTCTGAGGATCGTATCTTGGTAGTAGGAGCCACCAATCGCCCACAAGAGATTGACGAAGCAGCTCGCCGTCGCCTTGCCAAACGTCTCTACATCCCACTTCCAGAATCTGCTGCTCGTCAGCAAATAGTGACTAATCTGATGTCACGGGAGAAGAGCCGCTTGGGAACTGAGGAGCTTGAGAAAGTGGTGTCAGGCACAGAGGGGTTCTCAGGGGCTGATATGACACAGCTCTGCCGGGAAGCAGCACTTGGCCCAATCCGCAGCATCCAGCTCACCGATATTGCCACCATCACACCTGAGCAGGTGCGTCCTATACTCTACTGTGACTTCCAGGAAGCTCTTAAGACCGTACGTCCCAGTGTGTCTCAAAAAGACCTTGAACTCTATGAGGAATGGAACAAGACTTTTGGCTGTGGACGATAA